The proteins below come from a single Phorcysia thermohydrogeniphila genomic window:
- a CDS encoding lysylphosphatidylglycerol synthase transmembrane domain-containing protein — MRIKHFIPVAVAVIFLYFLFKYGVFWKLKEIFSALRPEYLILSLLFYTSTYIFRALRFSVMFPSIPVSELSAVMGVHTFFNNLLPFRSGEASFPIILKKLFGVDAAISSVALLLVRVLDVLSLSLLFSISAFVVATQKTELLWIPLLISVALLGALFVGAKLLKKLKDKFSVVGMVFSFLQGFVSPSNLLRLSAFSLLTWLFKFISFFFILKAGGVELSFFQTTFASTFGELTSILPVHSIGGFGTYEAGLTGGFALLGIKTDRALTVAFYFHLLLLLMSAVLAALGWSFLSFRLKKRQGA; from the coding sequence TTGAGGATTAAACATTTTATTCCCGTTGCAGTTGCAGTTATTTTTCTCTACTTCCTCTTTAAGTACGGCGTATTCTGGAAGCTGAAGGAGATATTCTCCGCTCTGCGTCCTGAGTACCTCATCCTCTCCCTTCTCTTTTACACCTCCACCTACATATTTAGAGCTCTAAGGTTTTCGGTTATGTTTCCAAGTATCCCAGTGTCAGAACTTTCAGCCGTTATGGGAGTTCACACCTTCTTTAACAATCTCCTCCCCTTTCGCTCTGGAGAGGCATCATTTCCCATAATCCTAAAAAAACTTTTTGGAGTTGACGCCGCAATATCATCAGTTGCTTTACTGCTTGTAAGGGTTCTTGACGTCCTATCACTATCACTCCTCTTCTCCATCTCAGCCTTTGTCGTTGCAACGCAAAAAACAGAGCTCCTCTGGATTCCCCTTTTAATCTCAGTAGCACTTTTAGGAGCTCTCTTTGTAGGAGCTAAACTGCTTAAAAAGCTAAAGGACAAGTTTTCCGTAGTAGGAATGGTTTTTTCCTTCCTTCAAGGTTTTGTTTCTCCCTCTAACCTCTTGCGTCTTTCTGCTTTTTCCCTTCTTACGTGGCTTTTCAAGTTTATCTCCTTCTTCTTCATACTGAAAGCTGGAGGAGTGGAGCTCTCTTTCTTCCAGACCACTTTTGCATCAACTTTCGGGGAACTCACCAGCATCCTACCAGTTCACAGCATAGGGGGCTTTGGAACTTATGAAGCAGGCCTTACCGGAGGTTTTGCTTTACTTGGAATTAAAACAGACCGCGCCTTAACGGTAGCCTTTTACTTCCATTTACTTTTACTTCTTATGTCCGCCGTATTGGCGGCCTTAGGGTGGAGCTTTTTAAGCTTTAGGCTAAAGAAAAGACAGGGAGCTTAG
- a CDS encoding shikimate kinase, producing MKIALVGFMGSGKSTVGKLLSEHLRVPLIDTDAEIEKRTGMSIPEIFKKKGEEYFRELERLLIEELLSLPQQSVISTGGGLPTYFNNMELLNQKAFTVYLEADFEVLWQRISEDKNRPLVLLGKERVRELFEKRRPFYERAKLRVKTDVNSPEACVEEILSSLSFL from the coding sequence GTGAAGATTGCCCTTGTAGGCTTTATGGGTAGCGGAAAATCAACTGTAGGAAAGCTTCTTTCTGAGCATTTGCGCGTTCCTCTGATTGATACCGATGCAGAGATAGAGAAAAGGACAGGAATGAGCATTCCTGAAATATTTAAGAAAAAGGGAGAGGAGTATTTTAGAGAGTTAGAAAGACTTTTAATTGAGGAGCTCCTGTCGCTTCCCCAGCAGTCAGTAATTTCAACAGGCGGAGGACTTCCTACTTACTTTAACAATATGGAGCTCTTGAACCAAAAGGCTTTTACCGTTTACCTTGAGGCGGACTTTGAAGTACTCTGGCAGAGAATTTCAGAGGACAAAAACAGGCCTCTTGTTTTGCTGGGGAAGGAGAGGGTAAGGGAGCTTTTTGAGAAAAGGCGTCCTTTTTACGAGAGGGCAAAGCTGCGGGTAAAAACCGACGTAAATTCTCCGGAAGCTTGCGTAGAGGAAATTCTAAGCTCCCTGTCTTTTCTTTAG
- a CDS encoding tetratricopeptide repeat protein — MRIGKVLLVLFFVLFSVTAKGEPLNSLLLKLESDIRAKKNTAVIEKDVKKILDAKEHLPVNYVPELNYLLGREVEKVPPTSLSRIKEGLYYFSQLSRAIYAVLFLVVFYTFLFYFQQVEGSGRKKLLLTFTSLVVPVVSLFVGGVSLFLFSASVAVLLNFRVEKKKTAVATFLCILFIFLYHAFEKNAISYLKSPKTLYSLKVERDGYVPEYLIDLALEGELAKKVEKASNLLAVGDFKAADTLKKLKDTVSDSKLKAVILNNLGYYYFMKGKYKLAENYFSASLRLDPSPFTKYNLYLAYSALLEVNKAAELKNELEKDEFFFMKAVPLVIHVPVPSYGFYFPLKELFIALLGAALGALIIQFLPVRLGSYEPQLLRIPGITSYINGSLTFFVAVFVLVLVANYILGRTVCSI; from the coding sequence ATGAGGATAGGGAAGGTTTTATTAGTACTCTTCTTCGTTCTCTTTAGCGTTACGGCGAAGGGAGAGCCTTTAAACTCTCTGCTCCTTAAGCTTGAGTCCGATATTCGGGCAAAGAAGAACACCGCTGTTATTGAGAAAGATGTAAAGAAGATATTAGACGCCAAAGAACACCTTCCGGTTAATTACGTTCCAGAGCTTAACTACCTTCTTGGCAGGGAAGTAGAAAAGGTTCCTCCTACGAGTCTTTCAAGGATCAAGGAGGGGCTCTACTACTTTAGTCAGCTTTCAAGGGCTATTTACGCAGTGCTTTTCCTTGTTGTTTTTTATACGTTTCTCTTCTACTTTCAGCAGGTTGAAGGTTCTGGGAGGAAGAAGTTACTCCTGACCTTTACCTCACTCGTTGTTCCAGTTGTCTCTCTCTTTGTTGGTGGCGTTTCTCTTTTCCTTTTCTCTGCCTCTGTAGCGGTTCTGCTTAATTTCAGGGTAGAGAAGAAAAAGACGGCAGTTGCTACTTTTTTATGCATCCTTTTTATCTTCCTCTATCACGCCTTTGAAAAGAACGCCATTTCTTACCTTAAGAGTCCTAAAACTCTCTATAGTCTTAAAGTAGAAAGGGACGGCTACGTACCGGAGTACCTTATAGATCTTGCCCTTGAAGGAGAGTTAGCGAAGAAGGTGGAAAAAGCGAGCAACCTTTTAGCTGTTGGTGACTTTAAAGCTGCGGATACTTTAAAAAAACTGAAAGATACCGTTTCCGATTCAAAGCTTAAAGCTGTTATTCTCAATAACCTTGGTTACTACTACTTTATGAAAGGCAAGTATAAACTCGCAGAGAATTACTTCTCTGCTTCCCTAAGGTTGGACCCTTCTCCGTTTACAAAGTATAACCTCTACTTAGCCTACTCCGCTCTCTTGGAAGTTAATAAGGCGGCCGAGCTAAAGAATGAACTTGAAAAGGATGAATTCTTCTTTATGAAGGCGGTACCGCTTGTGATTCACGTTCCAGTTCCTTCCTACGGTTTCTACTTCCCGCTAAAGGAGCTGTTTATTGCGCTCTTGGGAGCAGCTCTCGGAGCCCTGATTATTCAGTTTCTCCCTGTTCGCTTAGGCTCTTATGAGCCTCAACTTTTGAGAATTCCGGGAATTACCAGCTACATAAACGGAAGTTTAACCTTCTTTGTGGCTGTCTTTGTTCTTGTTTTAGTAGCAAATTACATTCTGGGTAGGACAGTATGCAGTATCTAA
- a CDS encoding TIGR00725 family protein has product METVSVIGDGNVLSSSELYQTAVEVGRIIAEKGYVLVCGGLYGVMEGAAKGAKEAGGITVGILPEYSSVANPYIDIEIPTGMGQARNVLVVSSSEVVVALGGNYGTLSEIAHALKLGKRVLGYKTWKIEGIDYYEDREGFISTLLRSL; this is encoded by the coding sequence GTGGAGACGGTTTCCGTCATAGGGGACGGAAATGTTTTAAGTAGCAGTGAGCTTTACCAGACAGCCGTTGAGGTTGGAAGGATTATTGCAGAAAAGGGGTACGTTCTGGTCTGTGGGGGACTTTACGGCGTAATGGAGGGAGCGGCAAAAGGAGCTAAAGAAGCCGGTGGAATAACGGTTGGAATCTTACCGGAGTATAGCTCAGTGGCCAATCCCTACATAGACATAGAAATCCCGACGGGGATGGGACAGGCAAGAAACGTTTTAGTTGTCTCATCTTCTGAGGTTGTTGTTGCCTTGGGTGGGAACTACGGAACTTTGAGTGAAATAGCTCACGCCCTCAAGCTCGGGAAGCGGGTGTTAGGATACAAGACTTGGAAAATAGAAGGGATTGACTACTATGAGGATAGGGAAGGTTTTATTAGTACTCTTCTTCGTTCTCTTTAG
- a CDS encoding KaiC domain-containing protein: MSDYQFQDRQPQVMKDYIYVLGEAIKRAPELRGVPTGVKGLDELFFKVEWEDGKPVRKPLGGIPEYAVVNLTGMPDTGKSLIAEQFTIKQASMGQKVCFVTVESPASFVAAGLKERATAMGVNFEEIEDNIILIDAASNARLRDDIPTMLDTLAYVYRTYKCHRTIIDSITGLYEAKEMLARSIVRAFFNFMKKWYQTAIFVSQKRSGHDELSAEAAGGYAVGHIVDCTIVLSKEVLLSPSRAKAFKKDLGDILRLFRIDGCRMCGHDTKIHLMEITELGLVEVKEPLTEYLKTRG, from the coding sequence ATGTCTGACTATCAGTTTCAGGATAGACAGCCTCAGGTAATGAAAGATTACATTTACGTACTTGGAGAGGCCATAAAGAGAGCTCCGGAGCTCCGGGGAGTTCCTACCGGCGTTAAGGGGCTTGACGAGCTCTTCTTTAAGGTTGAGTGGGAGGATGGAAAACCTGTCAGGAAACCTCTTGGGGGAATTCCTGAATATGCCGTTGTAAACCTTACCGGAATGCCTGATACCGGAAAGAGCCTCATAGCCGAGCAGTTTACGATAAAGCAGGCGTCAATGGGGCAAAAGGTCTGCTTTGTAACTGTTGAAAGCCCTGCCTCTTTTGTTGCTGCCGGTTTAAAGGAGAGAGCTACAGCAATGGGAGTTAACTTTGAGGAGATTGAGGACAACATCATCCTCATAGACGCTGCAAGCAACGCAAGGCTAAGGGACGACATACCCACAATGCTTGACACCCTTGCCTACGTCTACAGGACCTACAAGTGCCACAGGACAATCATAGACTCTATAACGGGACTCTACGAAGCGAAAGAGATGCTTGCCCGCTCAATCGTAAGGGCCTTCTTCAACTTCATGAAGAAGTGGTATCAAACGGCAATCTTTGTCTCCCAGAAGAGGAGTGGACACGATGAGCTATCTGCTGAAGCTGCCGGTGGCTACGCCGTTGGTCACATTGTAGACTGCACTATAGTCCTCTCAAAGGAGGTTCTCCTTTCTCCTTCAAGGGCAAAGGCCTTTAAGAAGGACTTAGGGGATATCCTGCGGCTTTTCAGGATTGACGGGTGCCGTATGTGCGGACACGATACGAAAATCCACCTTATGGAAATAACGGAGCTGGGACTTGTTGAGGTAAAAGAACCCCTGACGGAATACCTGAAGACAAGGGGCTAA